One genomic region from Knoellia sp. p5-6-4 encodes:
- a CDS encoding NAD(P)H-binding protein, translating into MRVLVTGASGYVGRRLVPLLLERGHEVTATFSKVETADRFPWRADVTAVGMDVHEPSQVMTAVEGAEAVYYLVHAMGGLDFVNRDRQAAHHLAHAAIEHDVGRLVYLSGLVPPVPPERLSAHLRSRHEVEQILAASGVPTLTLRAAIVVGSGSTSFEILRQLSERLPVRTVPAWMSSDVQPMAVGDTLEVLVRCLDVDPVTRAYDIGGDERISYRGLLDLYAEVAGLVRPEVTLPVAPTGLVGWLAGQLTDVPSATVEALVESLHHDMVCREEDFRADLLPAGYRLTPLREALGRALARPGSGEEPPDPLGPVPGDPKWAGGEIHVEDGTAVRSPRSPAASLLLGLPRIDWDAEH; encoded by the coding sequence GTGAGAGTGCTCGTGACCGGGGCCAGCGGCTACGTGGGCCGGCGGCTGGTGCCCCTGCTCCTCGAGCGGGGCCATGAGGTCACTGCCACGTTCTCGAAGGTGGAGACCGCGGACCGCTTCCCGTGGCGCGCGGACGTGACCGCCGTCGGCATGGACGTGCACGAGCCCAGCCAGGTGATGACGGCCGTCGAGGGCGCCGAGGCGGTCTACTACCTCGTGCACGCGATGGGTGGCCTTGACTTCGTCAACCGTGACCGGCAGGCTGCGCACCACCTCGCCCACGCGGCGATCGAGCACGACGTGGGCCGGCTCGTCTACCTCTCCGGCCTCGTGCCGCCGGTGCCACCCGAGCGACTCTCGGCGCACCTGCGCTCGCGCCACGAGGTCGAGCAGATCCTCGCCGCCTCGGGCGTGCCGACGCTCACCCTGCGCGCGGCGATCGTCGTGGGAAGCGGCTCCACGTCCTTCGAGATCCTGCGCCAGCTCTCCGAGCGGCTTCCGGTGCGCACCGTCCCCGCCTGGATGAGCTCGGACGTCCAGCCGATGGCCGTGGGCGACACCCTCGAGGTGCTCGTCCGCTGCCTCGACGTGGACCCGGTCACCCGTGCCTACGACATCGGCGGCGACGAGCGGATCTCCTACCGGGGGCTGCTCGACCTCTACGCCGAGGTCGCCGGCCTGGTGCGCCCGGAGGTGACCCTGCCGGTGGCGCCCACGGGCTTGGTCGGGTGGCTGGCCGGACAGCTCACCGACGTGCCGTCCGCCACGGTGGAGGCGCTCGTGGAGAGCCTGCACCACGACATGGTCTGCCGTGAGGAGGACTTCAGGGCCGACCTGCTGCCGGCCGGCTACAGGCTCACGCCCCTGCGCGAGGCCCTCGGGCGCGCCCTGGCCCGACCCGGCTCCGGCGAGGAGCCGCCCGACCCGCTCGGCCCGGTGCCGGGCGACCCTAAGTGGGCCGGAGGCGAGATCCACGTCGAGGACGGCACCGCGGTGCGCAGCCCGCGCAGCCCGGCGGCCTCGCTGCTGCTGGGCCTCCCGCGCATCGACTGGGACGCCGAGCACTGA
- a CDS encoding DUF6458 family protein produces the protein MGAGVLMAVFGAILTFAVRVDAPGVDLQVVGLILMVAGGAVIAHSRRTIEREHVVTEVETPTDPTAAQHTVHRVVRDTEND, from the coding sequence GTGGGAGCGGGCGTGCTCATGGCCGTGTTCGGCGCCATCCTGACCTTCGCGGTCCGGGTCGACGCGCCCGGTGTCGACCTGCAGGTGGTGGGCCTGATCCTCATGGTGGCCGGCGGTGCGGTGATCGCCCACTCCCGGCGCACCATCGAGCGAGAGCACGTCGTCACCGAGGTGGAGACGCCCACGGACCCCACGGCTGCGCAGCACACCGTGCACCGGGTCGTCCGCGACACCGAGAACGACTAG
- the soxR gene encoding redox-sensitive transcriptional activator SoxR yields MDAHDVLTVAEVARRSGFAPSALRYYEREGLIQASRTAGGQRRYTRSVLRRLAFIRAATNVGLSLEEVRAELARLPENRTPTKADWTRISAHWRHRLDEQVAALEALRDRLDSCIGCGCLSLKQCGISNPRDEAATSPEAPGATKLPPLLRRPRPVDGLEADA; encoded by the coding sequence GTGGACGCGCACGACGTCCTGACCGTCGCCGAGGTCGCTCGCCGCAGCGGCTTCGCCCCCTCGGCGCTGCGCTACTACGAGCGGGAGGGACTCATCCAGGCCTCCCGCACGGCCGGTGGGCAGCGCCGTTACACCCGGTCGGTGCTGCGCCGGCTCGCGTTCATCCGGGCCGCGACCAACGTCGGGCTCTCGCTGGAGGAGGTGCGGGCCGAGCTCGCCCGTCTCCCCGAGAACCGGACCCCCACCAAGGCCGACTGGACCCGCATCTCGGCCCACTGGCGGCACCGGCTCGACGAGCAGGTGGCCGCCCTCGAGGCGCTGCGCGACCGGCTCGACTCGTGCATCGGCTGCGGCTGCCTGAGCCTGAAGCAGTGCGGCATCTCCAACCCCCGGGACGAGGCGGCCACCTCCCCCGAGGCACCGGGAGCCACGAAGCTCCCGCCGCTGCTGCGGCGCCCTCGCCCTGTCGACGGCCTCGAGGCTGACGCATGA
- a CDS encoding DUF664 domain-containing protein, with product MTLGELLVDSFNRIREGVHEAVEGLAAEELAERPGPEANSIAWLVWHLARIQDDHVADLAGVEQVWTTQGWARRFGLPFDDADTGYGHSPTEVDAVRVAPELLTGYLDAVHEQSVAFVSGLGLEDLDRIVDERWDPPVSLGVRLVSVINDDQQHVGQAAYVRGLMEAGRAELVG from the coding sequence ATGACGCTGGGTGAGCTGCTGGTCGACTCCTTCAACCGCATCAGGGAGGGGGTGCACGAGGCCGTCGAGGGACTCGCCGCCGAGGAGCTGGCCGAGCGGCCCGGCCCCGAGGCGAACTCGATCGCCTGGCTGGTCTGGCACCTGGCTCGCATCCAGGACGACCACGTGGCCGACCTCGCCGGGGTTGAGCAGGTCTGGACCACCCAGGGGTGGGCGAGGCGGTTCGGCCTGCCGTTCGACGACGCCGACACCGGCTACGGCCACTCGCCGACCGAGGTGGACGCCGTGCGGGTCGCCCCGGAGCTGCTCACCGGCTACCTGGACGCGGTGCACGAGCAGAGCGTCGCCTTCGTCTCGGGCCTGGGCCTGGAGGACCTCGACCGCATCGTCGACGAGCGCTGGGACCCGCCCGTCAGCCTCGGGGTGCGGCTGGTCAGCGTCATCAACGACGACCAGCAGCACGTCGGGCAGGCCGCCTACGTGC
- a CDS encoding rhodanese-like domain-containing protein encodes MSTTNSTAVRATVTHWETTLFSAGPVAPGGSARGRGWDAPAYDGIDDQPADARTRLDRVSARAAFQEVLHRRAVLVDIRPAAQRAVEGEVAESLAPLVVERNALEWRFDPRHEARLPQAGFDARVILMCQEGYTSSLAAEVLLRLGVARATDVVGGFAAWRSAGLPVGDRNRG; translated from the coding sequence GTGAGCACCACGAACTCGACCGCAGTCCGCGCCACCGTTACGCACTGGGAGACGACGCTGTTCAGCGCCGGACCCGTCGCGCCGGGCGGGTCTGCTCGCGGACGGGGCTGGGACGCGCCGGCCTACGACGGCATCGACGACCAGCCGGCCGACGCCCGCACCCGGCTCGACCGCGTGAGCGCCAGGGCTGCCTTCCAGGAGGTGCTCCACAGGCGGGCCGTCCTGGTCGACATCCGGCCGGCGGCCCAACGTGCGGTCGAGGGAGAGGTGGCCGAGTCGCTGGCGCCGCTCGTGGTCGAGCGCAACGCGCTGGAGTGGCGGTTCGACCCACGGCACGAGGCCCGGCTGCCACAGGCCGGCTTCGACGCGCGGGTGATCCTGATGTGCCAGGAGGGCTACACCTCGTCGCTGGCCGCCGAGGTCCTGCTGCGGTTGGGCGTCGCGCGGGCGACCGACGTGGTGGGTGGCTTCGCCGCCTGGCGCTCGGCTGGTCTGCCGGTGGGGGACCGCAATCGGGGCTGA
- a CDS encoding vWA domain-containing protein, which produces MTNTNLTHLYFLLDRSGSMQSIKQDTQGGFDAFIEEQRRQPGECRVTLAQFDNEYEQVFADRPIADVPPLRLEPRGTTALLDSIGRLVTSAGERISRLPGAERPGSVVIGIMTDGHENASSEYTHAQVKALIERQTRDHDWQFLYMGADQDAIEVGASIGVDAAHAVTYSRDSVHAVMGATSANVSRYRTARSQGMAGREASLMLDYTDDQREAASD; this is translated from the coding sequence ATGACCAACACCAACCTCACCCACCTGTACTTCCTGCTCGACCGCTCGGGATCGATGCAGTCGATCAAGCAGGACACCCAGGGCGGGTTCGACGCCTTCATTGAGGAGCAGCGCCGCCAGCCGGGCGAGTGCCGCGTCACCCTGGCGCAGTTCGACAACGAGTACGAGCAGGTCTTCGCGGACCGCCCGATCGCGGACGTGCCGCCGCTGCGGCTCGAGCCGCGGGGCACCACCGCCCTGCTCGACTCCATCGGCCGCCTGGTCACCAGCGCCGGCGAGCGCATCTCGCGGCTGCCGGGCGCCGAGCGTCCCGGCAGCGTCGTCATCGGCATCATGACCGACGGCCACGAGAACGCCTCCAGCGAGTACACCCACGCTCAGGTCAAGGCGCTGATCGAGCGTCAGACCCGCGACCACGACTGGCAGTTCCTCTACATGGGAGCCGACCAGGACGCCATCGAGGTGGGCGCCAGCATCGGCGTCGACGCCGCGCATGCCGTGACCTACAGCCGCGACAGCGTGCACGCCGTGATGGGCGCGACCTCGGCCAACGTCAGCCGCTACCGCACCGCCCGGTCCCAGGGGATGGCAGGCCGCGAGGCGTCGCTGATGCTGGACTACACCGACGACCAGCGCGAGGCGGCCTCCGACTGA
- a CDS encoding cysteine dioxygenase family protein gives MSVITTAGTPGVNRFTRNQLLRTARLFATDPDLHRLVDVDAPERQWRRLDATDHLEIWLIAWPGRTTTGWHDHDVSEGAFLTVRGTLTETAWSGGTFHDRELTAGEGRSFGARHVHEVSNLGSLPALSVHVYSPALTRVTRYAVVDDRLERTGVEWAGEDS, from the coding sequence ATGTCCGTCATCACCACCGCCGGGACCCCCGGCGTCAACCGCTTCACCCGCAACCAGCTGCTGCGCACCGCACGGCTCTTCGCCACTGACCCCGACCTGCACCGCCTCGTCGACGTCGACGCACCCGAGCGCCAGTGGCGACGGCTCGACGCCACCGACCACCTCGAGATCTGGCTCATCGCGTGGCCGGGCCGCACGACCACCGGGTGGCACGACCACGACGTCTCCGAGGGCGCGTTCCTCACCGTCCGCGGGACGCTCACCGAGACCGCGTGGTCCGGCGGCACCTTCCACGACCGTGAGCTCACCGCCGGCGAGGGCCGCTCGTTCGGCGCCCGTCACGTCCACGAGGTGTCGAACCTCGGGTCGCTGCCGGCCCTGTCGGTGCACGTCTACTCACCCGCGCTGACGCGCGTGACCCGGTATGCCGTCGTGGACGACCGCCTCGAGCGCACCGGAGTGGAGTGGGCGGGGGAGGACTCGTGA
- a CDS encoding NYN domain-containing protein: protein MAEQSSRTTYVLVDGENVDATLGTSILSRRPQPDERPRWDRLLQFAEEEWGQPARGLFFLAAGSGELPMPFIQALLAMGYRPIPLSGGPHQKVVDLAIQRTMVELQRREADLMLVSHDGDFLPQLEGLIDGRRVGVVAFEEFANAGFVRLEERGLEFFDLEYDVRAFRSPLPRVRVIPIDEFDPTDFL, encoded by the coding sequence ATGGCCGAGCAGAGCTCCCGCACCACCTACGTCCTCGTCGACGGCGAGAACGTCGACGCCACGCTCGGCACCTCGATCCTGTCGCGGCGCCCCCAGCCCGACGAGCGGCCCCGCTGGGACCGGCTCCTGCAGTTCGCCGAGGAGGAGTGGGGCCAGCCCGCGCGCGGACTGTTCTTCCTCGCCGCCGGCAGCGGGGAGCTCCCGATGCCGTTCATCCAAGCCCTGCTGGCCATGGGCTACCGGCCGATCCCGCTCTCGGGCGGCCCGCACCAGAAGGTCGTCGACCTCGCCATCCAGCGCACCATGGTCGAGCTCCAGCGGCGCGAGGCCGACCTCATGCTCGTCAGCCACGACGGAGACTTCCTCCCCCAGCTCGAGGGCCTCATCGACGGCCGCCGCGTCGGGGTCGTGGCCTTCGAGGAGTTCGCCAACGCCGGGTTCGTGCGCCTCGAGGAGCGCGGCCTGGAGTTCTTCGACCTCGAGTACGACGTGCGGGCCTTTCGCTCCCCGCTGCCCCGCGTGCGGGTCATCCCGATCGACGAGTTCGACCCGACCGACTTCCTGTGA
- a CDS encoding ATP-binding protein: protein MATDLSLSTEPATRAPSTWSTDGRTFTCTTSLDRAPAPGDVVVLETAPGQRLLGQVRSSAPTAHAGDDPTGVGSGVVLGVLDEAGGPSSAPVRPFASAVVQPASAEVLETLQGVRGAGLEVGTWRSGDVTVPARLRAHGFNRHTFLCGQSGSGKTYALGVVLEQLLLHTGLRMVVLDPNGDFTRLGQVRPEAPADVAERLAATDIRVLRPDAGGGEPLRLRFRTMPRAAQAAILRLDPLADRAEYNLFLHLGHSYAEAGVESLVSGLRAGGGAEQSLAARIENLGLLEWEVWAGERTTAADVVAAGTRATVMDLGGFRDPIEPQAVALDVVESLWAQRETRTPTLIVVDEAHNLCVAEPRGPVQTAVTERLTQIAAEGRKYGLWLLLSTQRPSKVHPQVLSQCDNLMLMRMNSPGDLAELAALFGFAPEQMLRTSPFFGQGEALFAGGFVPAPMFARMGTRLTLEGGSDVAVPAGAR, encoded by the coding sequence ATGGCCACCGACCTCTCCCTCAGCACCGAACCCGCGACCCGGGCGCCTTCCACCTGGTCGACCGACGGCCGGACTTTCACCTGCACCACGTCGCTGGACCGGGCACCGGCACCCGGCGACGTCGTGGTGCTCGAGACGGCTCCGGGGCAGCGGCTGCTCGGGCAGGTCCGCTCCAGCGCCCCCACGGCGCACGCCGGCGACGACCCCACGGGGGTCGGTTCGGGCGTTGTCCTAGGGGTGCTCGACGAGGCGGGTGGGCCGAGCAGCGCGCCGGTCCGCCCGTTCGCCTCCGCCGTCGTGCAGCCCGCCTCGGCCGAGGTCCTCGAGACCCTGCAGGGCGTCCGTGGTGCCGGGCTCGAGGTCGGCACGTGGCGGTCGGGCGACGTGACGGTGCCGGCTCGGCTGCGCGCCCACGGCTTCAACAGGCACACCTTCCTGTGCGGGCAGAGCGGGTCGGGCAAGACGTACGCCCTCGGTGTCGTGCTCGAGCAGCTGCTGCTCCACACCGGCCTGCGCATGGTGGTGCTCGACCCGAACGGCGACTTCACCCGGCTGGGCCAGGTGCGGCCCGAGGCCCCGGCCGACGTCGCCGAGCGCCTCGCGGCGACCGACATCCGGGTGCTCCGCCCCGACGCGGGGGGCGGCGAGCCGCTCCGGCTGCGCTTCCGGACCATGCCGCGAGCGGCCCAGGCGGCCATCCTGCGGCTCGACCCCTTGGCCGACCGGGCCGAGTACAACCTCTTCCTGCACCTCGGCCACAGCTACGCCGAGGCGGGCGTCGAGTCGCTGGTCTCCGGGCTGCGCGCCGGCGGCGGCGCCGAGCAGTCCCTGGCCGCGCGGATCGAGAACCTCGGCCTCCTCGAGTGGGAGGTCTGGGCCGGCGAGAGGACGACCGCGGCCGACGTGGTGGCCGCGGGCACCCGCGCCACGGTGATGGACCTCGGTGGCTTCCGCGACCCGATCGAGCCACAGGCGGTCGCCCTCGACGTCGTCGAGTCGCTGTGGGCGCAGCGGGAGACCCGGACACCGACCCTCATCGTCGTCGACGAGGCCCACAACCTGTGTGTCGCCGAACCTCGTGGACCGGTGCAGACGGCGGTGACCGAGCGCCTCACCCAGATCGCGGCGGAGGGACGCAAGTACGGCCTGTGGCTGCTGCTGTCGACCCAGCGGCCGTCGAAGGTCCACCCGCAGGTGCTCAGCCAGTGCGACAACCTCATGCTGATGCGGATGAACTCGCCCGGTGACCTCGCCGAGCTCGCGGCCCTCTTCGGCTTCGCCCCCGAGCAGATGCTGCGCACGTCGCCGTTCTTCGGCCAGGGCGAGGCACTGTTCGCCGGCGGCTTCGTGCCCGCACCGATGTTCGCCCGGATGGGCACCCGCCTGACCCTGGAGGGCGGCAGCGACGTGGCCGTGCCGGCCGGTGCACGCTGA
- a CDS encoding LON peptidase substrate-binding domain-containing protein, with product MAVLPLFPLGTVLMPGAQLPLQVFEPRYLQLLHDLIENQDRQVPVFGVVAIREGHEVGADGVKALHAVGCAAQLTQAAALGDNRFLVISTGISRFRLEGVDEAAGTAYPTGVVSWLSEPLGDRDAVAALAPRLRSELLRYRADVGADPLEPPVDPWELSYWVPRALILDIGDRQLLLASSDTEARLRLGLQLVRREQAVHAALGAVGRPPEPPVNLN from the coding sequence ATGGCCGTGCTGCCACTGTTCCCCCTCGGCACGGTGCTCATGCCGGGCGCCCAGCTCCCCCTGCAGGTCTTCGAACCGAGGTACCTGCAGCTGTTGCACGACCTCATCGAGAACCAGGACCGGCAGGTGCCGGTCTTCGGCGTGGTCGCCATCCGTGAGGGCCACGAGGTCGGCGCCGACGGCGTCAAGGCGCTGCACGCCGTCGGGTGCGCGGCCCAGCTGACCCAGGCCGCCGCCCTGGGCGACAACCGCTTCCTCGTCATCTCCACGGGCATCTCACGCTTCCGGCTCGAGGGAGTCGACGAGGCCGCCGGCACGGCCTACCCCACCGGGGTCGTCAGCTGGCTGAGCGAGCCCCTCGGCGACCGCGACGCGGTGGCCGCCCTCGCCCCACGCCTGCGCAGCGAGCTCCTGCGCTACCGCGCCGACGTCGGTGCCGATCCCCTCGAGCCGCCGGTCGACCCGTGGGAGCTGTCCTACTGGGTCCCCCGGGCCCTCATCCTCGACATCGGCGACCGCCAGCTGCTGCTCGCGAGCAGTGACACCGAGGCCCGGCTGCGGCTCGGGCTGCAGCTGGTGCGCCGCGAGCAGGCGGTGCACGCCGCGCTCGGTGCGGTGGGCCGTCCCCCCGAGCCCCCGGTCAACCTCAACTGA
- a CDS encoding serine hydrolase domain-containing protein — protein sequence MSVEGEVAAGFEEVRHAFTEVIDAQPGTGAAVAAWHDGRWVVDLWGGHADADRTRPWQRDTIAMPYSVTKPFAALTALVLVDRGRLDLDAPAQRYWPELHAPATVRQVLSHQTGLVALAEPAPESLWHDWDAMCARLASEQPLWESGTAIGESALFYGHLVGELVRRVDGRTPGAFLRDEVCGPLGLDFAIGLRDAELTRAADLTGLDAPQWSRDAPGRFELLRRALFNPPGAFTTDVVNSERFRRAEVPAINGHGTARAVAGLYAALLQGQLLSPALRDEAARAQASGVDRVMGGEPRSWGLGFAVDDDGWGMGGTGGSVGWACTRGAYAYGFVTGSMGSHDRSDAVENALRSVIGVPPL from the coding sequence ATGAGCGTTGAGGGGGAGGTCGCCGCGGGGTTCGAGGAGGTGCGCCACGCCTTCACCGAGGTCATCGACGCCCAGCCGGGCACCGGGGCGGCGGTCGCCGCCTGGCACGACGGCCGGTGGGTGGTGGACCTCTGGGGTGGCCACGCCGACGCAGACCGCACCCGACCCTGGCAGCGCGACACCATCGCCATGCCCTACTCGGTCACGAAGCCGTTCGCGGCGCTCACGGCCCTCGTGCTCGTCGACCGCGGTCGGCTCGACCTCGACGCCCCCGCCCAGCGGTACTGGCCCGAGCTGCACGCCCCGGCCACGGTGCGTCAGGTGCTCTCGCACCAGACCGGGCTCGTCGCGCTGGCCGAGCCGGCACCCGAGTCGCTGTGGCACGACTGGGACGCGATGTGCGCCCGGCTGGCGTCCGAGCAGCCGCTGTGGGAGTCGGGCACCGCGATCGGTGAGAGTGCCCTCTTCTACGGCCACCTCGTGGGCGAGCTCGTGCGTCGGGTCGACGGCAGGACCCCCGGCGCCTTCCTCCGCGACGAGGTCTGCGGTCCGCTCGGCCTCGACTTCGCCATCGGGCTGCGCGACGCCGAGCTCACCCGGGCCGCCGACCTGACCGGCCTGGATGCACCGCAGTGGTCGCGCGACGCCCCGGGACGGTTCGAGCTGTTGCGCCGAGCACTCTTCAACCCGCCGGGCGCCTTCACCACTGACGTGGTCAACAGCGAGCGCTTCCGACGGGCCGAGGTGCCGGCCATCAACGGGCACGGCACCGCCCGCGCCGTGGCCGGCCTGTATGCCGCGCTGCTGCAGGGACAGCTCCTGTCGCCGGCACTGCGGGACGAGGCGGCGCGCGCCCAGGCGTCGGGTGTGGACCGCGTGATGGGCGGGGAGCCGCGGTCATGGGGCCTCGGCTTCGCGGTCGACGACGACGGCTGGGGCATGGGCGGCACCGGTGGCAGCGTGGGCTGGGCGTGCACCCGCGGGGCCTACGCCTACGGCTTCGTGACCGGCAGCATGGGCAGCCACGACCGCTCCGACGCCGTCGAGAACGCCCTGCGCTCCGTCATCGGCGTCCCACCCCTGTGA
- the malQ gene encoding 4-alpha-glucanotransferase yields the protein MDAAAPRATLVNLANAFGVATEYWDWQGGHVTVPDGTIRAVLGALGVEAGTDEDAARSLAAVDERHWRRTLPPTVVCREGWTPWVPVHVPHGSSVHLEVELEDGGARPVRQVDHWVDPRGVDGAEVGEATFELPGDLPLGWHRLRAHVSGPAEGDGPATGWTAEATLVVTPGSLALPTALREGRVWGLMEQVYQVRSKDSWGIGDLSDLAELAAWAGEDLGADFVLVNPLHAAEPVAPMEPSPYLPTTRRFVNPVYLRVEEIPEAAGLSGAALRRARDAAESARALNAQDAIDRDAVWAAKRVALHEVYRLGLSGRRARDFARYCRTEGEGLLTFATWCALAEEHGLPWTSWPADLQDPTSQAVADFRESHRDEVDFHRWLQWVLDGALATVQRDARAAGMSLGVVHDLAVGVNPRGADAWGLADALARGVTVGAPPDQFNQLGQDWDQPPWRPDRLAELGYAPYRDMLRTVLRDSGGIRVDHIIGLFRLWWVPQGHPASEGTYVRYDHEALVGILVLEAQRAGAVVVGEDLGVVEPWARDYMRERGILGTSILWFEWDADGLPLPPEQYRDLCLSTVTTHDLPPTAGYLGLEHVALRDRLGLLTRPVEEERAVEEESIGNVRAMLAGRGLLPEGAGVPETVEALHRLLGQSPSRMLGVAVTDLVGDIRSINQPGTSDEYPNWRLPLAGPDGKPVGLEEVMASPWAVRLAEAVSRRS from the coding sequence ATGGACGCCGCCGCTCCGCGCGCGACCCTCGTCAACCTCGCGAACGCCTTCGGGGTGGCCACCGAGTACTGGGACTGGCAGGGCGGGCACGTCACCGTGCCGGACGGGACGATCCGGGCCGTGCTCGGCGCCCTCGGCGTCGAGGCCGGCACCGACGAGGATGCCGCACGGTCGCTGGCGGCCGTGGACGAGCGCCACTGGCGCCGCACCCTGCCACCCACCGTCGTGTGCCGCGAGGGCTGGACGCCATGGGTGCCGGTGCACGTGCCGCACGGCTCCAGCGTCCACCTCGAGGTGGAGCTCGAGGACGGCGGCGCCCGGCCCGTGCGCCAGGTCGACCACTGGGTCGACCCGCGCGGGGTCGACGGCGCCGAGGTCGGGGAGGCGACCTTCGAGCTGCCCGGCGACCTGCCCCTGGGCTGGCACCGGCTGCGCGCCCACGTCAGCGGACCCGCGGAGGGGGACGGCCCGGCCACCGGATGGACCGCGGAGGCCACCCTCGTCGTGACCCCGGGCTCCCTTGCCCTGCCCACCGCCCTGCGCGAAGGGCGGGTGTGGGGCCTGATGGAGCAGGTGTACCAGGTGCGCTCGAAGGACTCCTGGGGCATCGGGGACCTGTCCGACCTCGCCGAGCTCGCCGCCTGGGCGGGGGAGGACCTCGGGGCGGACTTCGTCCTCGTCAACCCGCTCCACGCCGCGGAGCCGGTGGCGCCCATGGAGCCCTCGCCCTACCTGCCGACCACCCGTCGCTTCGTCAACCCCGTCTACCTGCGGGTCGAGGAGATCCCCGAGGCGGCCGGCCTGTCCGGGGCCGCCCTGCGGAGGGCGCGCGACGCCGCCGAGTCGGCCCGTGCGCTCAACGCGCAGGACGCCATCGACCGCGACGCGGTGTGGGCGGCCAAGAGGGTGGCCCTGCACGAGGTCTACCGGCTGGGGCTGAGCGGCCGGCGGGCCCGCGACTTCGCCCGCTACTGCCGCACCGAGGGCGAGGGTCTGCTCACCTTCGCCACGTGGTGCGCCCTCGCCGAGGAGCACGGCCTGCCGTGGACGTCCTGGCCTGCGGACCTGCAGGACCCGACGTCGCAGGCGGTCGCGGACTTTCGCGAGAGCCACCGTGACGAGGTCGACTTCCACCGCTGGCTGCAGTGGGTGCTCGACGGAGCGCTGGCCACGGTGCAGCGCGACGCCCGGGCCGCCGGGATGTCGCTCGGCGTCGTGCACGACCTCGCCGTCGGGGTGAACCCGCGCGGGGCCGACGCCTGGGGTCTTGCCGACGCGCTGGCCCGCGGGGTCACCGTCGGCGCCCCACCGGACCAGTTCAACCAGCTCGGCCAGGACTGGGACCAGCCGCCGTGGCGGCCGGACCGCCTCGCCGAGCTCGGCTACGCGCCCTACCGCGACATGCTGCGCACCGTGCTGAGGGACTCCGGCGGCATCCGGGTCGACCACATCATCGGCCTCTTCCGGCTCTGGTGGGTGCCCCAGGGCCACCCCGCGAGCGAGGGCACCTACGTCCGCTACGACCACGAGGCCCTCGTCGGGATCCTGGTGCTCGAGGCGCAGCGCGCCGGCGCCGTCGTCGTGGGCGAGGACCTCGGCGTGGTCGAGCCGTGGGCGCGCGACTACATGCGCGAGCGCGGCATCCTCGGCACCTCCATCCTGTGGTTCGAGTGGGACGCCGATGGCCTCCCGCTGCCGCCGGAGCAGTACCGCGACCTGTGCCTGTCCACCGTCACCACCCACGACCTGCCCCCGACGGCCGGCTACCTCGGGCTCGAGCACGTCGCCCTGCGCGACCGGCTGGGCCTGCTGACGCGGCCGGTCGAGGAGGAGCGGGCCGTCGAGGAGGAGTCCATCGGCAACGTGCGGGCGATGCTCGCAGGGCGCGGGTTGCTGCCGGAGGGCGCCGGCGTGCCCGAGACCGTCGAGGCCCTCCACCGGCTGCTGGGCCAGTCCCCCTCGCGGATGCTCGGCGTCGCGGTCACCGACCTCGTCGGAGACATCCGCAGCATCAACCAGCCGGGCACCTCGGACGAGTACCCGAACTGGCGGCTGCCGCTGGCCGGCCCCGACGGCAAGCCGGTCGGGCTCGAGGAGGTCATGGCCTCGCCGTGGGCCGTCAGGCTGGCCGAGGCGGTCAGCCGGCGGTCGTAG